A DNA window from Iodobacter ciconiae contains the following coding sequences:
- the tssG gene encoding type VI secretion system baseplate subunit TssG: protein MVSFKHPRHLDQELLANPTGFGFFQAVRLLGLSAKKRGDRRGPLPAGLRFRTLANLSFPASEMTRYTAVQTADGELNELEVAFMGLTGPSGVLPTSYTELLIERRQQYRDPTLHAFLDIFSHRSIALFYGAWKKYRFWLQAESGEPDGFSRNLLDLGGMGLSALRAQMGQGALHNENLFIYYAGLLSQKPMSSQALVTLIEGFFGFRAELVQFAGQWMNLPEEEQSQLGGASCELGVSAFAGDRIWDRQTKLNLRLGPLRWAEFSALQPSADAAHSLRELLKFALGHSLACDVTLILDQRDVPVAQLAEEPVVQLGGSCWLAEQVDHHPSDMSYCLLA from the coding sequence ATGGTCAGTTTTAAACACCCTCGTCATCTGGATCAGGAGCTTCTGGCTAATCCAACCGGCTTTGGATTTTTTCAGGCGGTGCGGCTTCTGGGTTTGTCTGCGAAAAAGCGGGGGGACAGGCGCGGGCCTTTGCCTGCCGGTTTGCGCTTTCGTACCCTGGCTAATTTGTCTTTTCCTGCCAGTGAAATGACGCGTTACACCGCTGTACAAACCGCAGACGGCGAGCTGAACGAGCTGGAAGTCGCTTTTATGGGGCTAACCGGGCCAAGTGGTGTTTTGCCAACGAGCTATACCGAGCTGCTGATTGAGCGTCGCCAGCAGTATCGCGACCCGACCTTACATGCCTTTCTGGATATTTTTAGCCATCGCTCCATTGCCTTATTTTATGGAGCCTGGAAGAAATACCGCTTTTGGTTACAGGCCGAAAGTGGCGAGCCTGATGGTTTTAGCCGCAATTTGCTTGATTTGGGCGGAATGGGGCTGAGCGCGCTACGGGCTCAGATGGGGCAGGGGGCACTGCATAATGAAAACCTGTTTATTTACTATGCAGGCCTGTTAAGCCAGAAGCCGATGTCCAGCCAGGCTCTGGTTACACTGATCGAAGGTTTTTTTGGCTTTAGGGCGGAGCTGGTGCAATTTGCCGGCCAGTGGATGAATTTACCGGAAGAAGAGCAAAGCCAGCTGGGCGGCGCATCCTGCGAGCTGGGTGTTTCAGCTTTTGCCGGGGACAGAATCTGGGATAGGCAGACCAAGCTTAATTTACGGCTGGGGCCACTGCGCTGGGCAGAGTTTTCAGCTCTGCAGCCTAGTGCAGACGCTGCACATTCTTTAAGAGAGCTGCTTAAATTTGCACTGGGGCACAGCCTGGCCTGCGATGTAACCTTGATTCTGGATCAACGAGATGTACCCGTAGCGCAGCTGGCGGAAGAGCCGGTGGTGCAATTGGGGGGGAGCTGCTGGCTGGCCGAGCAGGTGGATCATCATCCCAGTGATATGAGCTATTGCTTACTGGCGTAA